From the Streptomyces sp. NBC_01216 genome, the window TGTCCGCGGCCTGCATGAGGCCCGTCGCGGTCGTCCCGCGGGCCGTTCGCTCCACCACGCCGATCGAGGCCGAGACCGACAGTCGCTGGCCTGCCAGGTCGAAGGGCTGCTGGAGCGCGGTCAGGACCGACCGGGCCAGATCCGCCAAGTGTTCCGTGCCCGCCGAGTCCTCCACCAGGATCGCGAACTCGTCCCCGCCGAGCCGCGCCACCAGGTGCCCGCCGCTCCGGCTGTACCCGTCGTTGTCCGCGCACTCCGTCAGTCGGGCGGCGACAGCGGCGAGGAGCCGGTCGCCGACCCGGTGTCCGAGGGTGTCGTTGACGGCCTTGAAGCCGTCCAGGTCGAGGTAACAGAGACCGATCCGCCCTGTTCCGCCATGCCGGTAGGACTCGTAGGACGAGCCGCGGTCCACGGCGCGGTCCCCCTGGGAACCCGCCTCCAGGGCCGCCGACAGACGCTCGAAGAACAGGGTGCGGTTGGGCAGCCTGGTGACCGGATCGTGCATCTGGAGGTGGCGCAGCCGCGCCTGGAGTTCGCGCCGGTCGCTGATGTCGGCGATCGACAGCAGGACACGACGGCTGCCGGGCACGGGGGAGATGGTGACCTCGGCCCACAGGGAGCGCCCGTCCGGGTGCTTCAGGCGGCGGGTGCAGCGGAAACGGGAGCGCCGGCCCCGCAGTACCTCGTGGTACGCGTGCCAGGTGCGGCCGTCGGAGGCGAGGTCGACGAGATCGGCCGCGGCCCGTTCCCGCAGGGCGCGTGGCTCCGTCCCGAGGAGGGAGCCGAACGCGTCGTTGGCGGAGATCACGAGGCCGTCTCGGCCGACGACGGCCATGGCCAGCTGGGCGGCCCGGAAGGCGGCGCGGTAGTCGCGGAGGCCGGCCTCGGACCGCCGCTCGCCGCTCGTGTGGTGTTCGGACTCCGCGAGGTGGGCGCCGTCCGTCCGGGGGCCGCCGTCCGCCCGCGACGCCCCGGAGACCGAAGGGTGAGGATGACGCTCCGTAGTCGGATGCGTGGGCTCCCGTGCGGGCGAGCGCTCGGTGTGCGCCGGTTGT encodes:
- a CDS encoding putative bifunctional diguanylate cyclase/phosphodiesterase, producing the protein MSGTPEQPAHTERSPAREPTHPTTERHPHPSVSGASRADGGPRTDGAHLAESEHHTSGERRSEAGLRDYRAAFRAAQLAMAVVGRDGLVISANDAFGSLLGTEPRALRERAAADLVDLASDGRTWHAYHEVLRGRRSRFRCTRRLKHPDGRSLWAEVTISPVPGSRRVLLSIADISDRRELQARLRHLQMHDPVTRLPNRTLFFERLSAALEAGSQGDRAVDRGSSYESYRHGGTGRIGLCYLDLDGFKAVNDTLGHRVGDRLLAAVAARLTECADNDGYSRSGGHLVARLGGDEFAILVEDSAGTEHLADLARSVLTALQQPFDLAGQRLSVSASIGVVERTARGTTATGLMQAADTTLYWAKADGKARWTLFDPERNAHRMTRQALGSTLRPAVERGEFALEYQPLVGLADGAVRGVEALVRWNHPQFGSLPPNRFIGIAEEDGSIVELGRWVLRTACRQARRWQQDHPRQRPLFVSVNVAVRQVWDSDLVADVAGILAETGLPPHLLQLELTESAVMGSAGRPLQALQALSDMGVQIAIDDFGTGYSNLAYLSRLPVSALKLDGSFVRGFQDEAHPNPADELIVEALVQLAHRLGLTVTAECVETSGQATRLRRIGCDTGQGWLYSRAVAPDRIAELIGVAPLPA